ACCACTTGACGTCGAAAGCACGAGAAGAATAAACAGAGTAATCTATAACAGGGTTTCGAAATGTGGCAGTCGTACTATGATGGCAGTCGTCGAGAGGGTTTCTATTCGGAATAATTTTGCCCACGTAAAAAGCAAGGAGTACCGCAGCAGGACTGTAAGCGAGGACGAAGAAGTTGAACTCCTTTCCGAAATCATGAATATCACAGAGCCATTCCTCTACAATAGACACTTagatttcattgattttgaaaaacacgGTATCGAGGACGCACCGATGTACATCAACTTGATAAGGGATCCCGTAGAGCGGAAAATATCACTATTTCACTACCTCCGATTTGGGGATATACAACACATGCGTGAAACGAGCAAGCGGAACGTCAACGTGACATTTGAAGAATGTGTTCTCGGCATGCACGACGAATGCAGCGGCGGCAAGATCACAATTATTCCGTACTTCTGTGGACAGTCTGATCGGTGTCGAGAAGATGTTGAATGGGCGTTAGAAACTGCCAAACGAAACGTCGTGGAAAAGTACGTTTTTGTTGGAATAATGGAAGACTTTGAAAGATCCTTGCGCATTTTTCAGTACCTTATGCCACAGTTTTTCCGATCAGCACCAAAGGCTTACAAGATTATCAAGAGGAAAAACGTTATGTCGAAATTCAAATCTGTCTCTCGGAAGGAATCACCAGAGACTGTCAAAGAAATCATGAGGGGAAGGATGTACCTGGATTATGAATTTTA
This DNA window, taken from Ptychodera flava strain L36383 chromosome 4, AS_Pfla_20210202, whole genome shotgun sequence, encodes the following:
- the LOC139132310 gene encoding uronyl 2-sulfotransferase-like, whose product is MAVVERVSIRNNFAHVKSKEYRSRTVSEDEEVELLSEIMNITEPFLYNRHLDFIDFEKHGIEDAPMYINLIRDPVERKISLFHYLRFGDIQHMRETSKRNVNVTFEECVLGMHDECSGGKITIIPYFCGQSDRCREDVEWALETAKRNVVEKYVFVGIMEDFERSLRIFQYLMPQFFRSAPKAYKIIKRKNVMSKFKSVSRKESPETVKEIMRGRMYLDYEFYNFIKERMLLIEKQMEMTGYHKNTELQM